The Antarcticibacterium flavum genome contains the following window.
GCATAGTGTCGATTTTAAATTAGTATTCTATTTCTTATCTCTTATAAGAGAGTTTTATTTTACTTCTACGTTAGTCTTAACACCATCCACAAATACTCGTGCAGGCTTAAATGCCGGTATATTGTGTGCCGGGATCTTGATTGTAGTGTTCTTTGAAATGTTTCTTCCGGTCTTTTCAGCTCTTGTTTTGATCACAAAGCTTCCAAATCCTCTTAAATAAACATTATCACCGCTTTCTAAAGATGT
Protein-coding sequences here:
- a CDS encoding HU family DNA-binding protein → MTKADIVAKISEKLGMEKGDVQATVETFMEEVKTSLESGDNVYLRGFGSFVIKTRAEKTGRNISKNTTIKIPAHNIPAFKPARVFVDGVKTNVEVK